A single Triticum dicoccoides isolate Atlit2015 ecotype Zavitan chromosome 2A, WEW_v2.0, whole genome shotgun sequence DNA region contains:
- the LOC119356401 gene encoding alpha-1,3/1,6-mannosyltransferase ALG2-like, translated as MAAAAGVAGESSGTKTKKLKIAVIHPDLGIGGAERLIVDAACQLAAHGHDVHVFTSHHDRNRCFEETVSGTFPVTVYGDFLPRHVFYRFHAVCAYLRCIFVALCVLLWWPSFDIILVDQVSVVIPLLKLKASSKTIFYCHFPDLLLAQHTTILRRLYRKPIDMIEEATTGMADLILVNSKFTAATFARTFCGLHARGVEPGVLYPAVSVEQFHEPHDYKLNFLSINRFERKKNLGLAISAFALLRSVVSKQPGDALREASLTVAGGYDKRLKENVEYLEELKRLAATEGVSEHVKFVTSCSSSERNELLSNCLCVLYTPKDEHFGIVPLEAMAAYKPVIACNSGGPVETVVNEATGFLCDTSPIEFSKAMLKFVSDHDLVVRMGKQARDRVVQEFSTKTFGDLLNSYVLNVYHQRME; from the exons atggcggcggcggcaggagtcGCCGGGGAGTCGTCGGGGACGAAGACGAAGAAGCTTAAGATTGCTGTCATCCACCCCGACCTTGGAATCG GTGGTGCTGAGAGATTGATAGTTGATGCGGCATGTCAGCTTGCTGCCCATGGGCACGATGTTCACGTTTTCACATCACACCATGACAGAAATCGGTGCTTTGAGGAAACAGTCTCTG GTACATTCCCAGTTACAGTATATGGAGATTTCCTGCCTCGTCATGTGTTTTACCGCTTTCATGCTGTCTGTGCTTATCTTCGCTGCATTTTTGTTGCACTCTGCGTGCTACTTTGGTGGCCCTCCTTTGATATCATATTGGTAGACCAGGTTTCTGTTGTGATTCCACTTCTTAAACTAAAGGCATCATCAAAG ACAATTTTTTATTGCCATTTTCCTGATCTGTTGCTTGCACAACATACAACAATTCTTCGGAGGTTATATCGCAAGCCAATTGACATGATTGAGGAAGCCACGACTG gTATGGCAGATTTGATTCTAGTCAACAGTAAGTTCACCGCGGCAACTTTTGCCAGGACCTTTTGTGGTCTTCATGCTAGAGGAGTCGAGCCTGGTGTCCTATACCCAGCGGTCTCAGTTGAGCAGTTTCATGAACCTCATGATTATAA GTTGAATTTCCTCTCAATTAACCGGTTTGAGAGAAAAAAGAATCTTGGTCTAGCCATTTCAGCATTTGCTTTGCTCCGGTCAGTTGTTTCTAAGCAACCTGGTGATGCTCTGCGGGAAGCAAGCTTAACAGTGGCAG GTGGGTACGATAAGCGCCTCAAAGAAAACGTTGAATACCTTGAGGAGCTCAAAAGATTGGCAGCGACTGAGGGTGTTTCTGAACATGTTAAATTCGTGACATCTTGTTCTTCATCTGAAAGAAACGAGCTTCTCTCCAACTGCCTTTGTGTGTTGTACACTCCAAAG GACGAGCATTTTGGCATTGTTCCTCTTGAAGCCATGGCAGCATACAAGCCTGTAATCGCATGCAACAGCGGTGGTCCAGTGGAAACAGTAGTGAACGAGGCGACAGGGTTTCTGTGTGATACCTCCCCCATCGAATTCTCAAAAGCCATGCTGAAGTTTGTGAGCGATCACGATCTAGTGGTCCGGATGGGCAAACAAGCACGCGACCGCGTGGTGCAGGAATTCTCGACCAAGACGTTCGGCGACCTCCTGAACAGCTATGTCCTCAATGTCTACCACCAGAGGATGGAGTGA
- the LOC119351968 gene encoding E3 ubiquitin-protein ligase PUB23-like — translation MATEESPQLFLCPISMELMEDPVTVSTGVTYDRRSIERWFFKYGKTTCPATMQRVASFDLTPNHTLKRVIASWQDRASTSSSSSPADALKPMPRERLPSVLAGIEGTPFKVTALKGLRLCMAADQAAREDFVACDGIQVLGRVMAQALAESGAGGDFSAFRTCEEAAAVLATLPLSDEESVDLVLRPECMRPMVALVQRGSAEARLHAMSILAKVSEASGARNWTEDVDVDDMVKSLLDLLSDGASSKLSSRALDVLIDVTARSRSRGGARRGKGVVEVGAVRVLVELLPEADRHVAERALLLLKRLCKCPEGRLAFAEHGLAVAAVVRTTLRVSGLATRLAVNVLWLVSCAARPTERVLDDMVASGGVAKLLALLQADSSPSTKEKVARMLRVHGAFWRQYPCIPADLKDYLKFLK, via the coding sequence ATGGCCACGGAGGAGTCGCCGCAGCTGTTCCTGTGCCCGATCTCCATGGAGCTGATGGAGGACCCCGTCACGGTGTCCACCGGCGTCACCTACGACCGCCGGAGCATCGAGCGGTGGTTCTTCAAGTACGGCAAGACCACGTGCCCGGCCACCATGCAGCGCGTCGCCTCGTTCGACCTCACGCCCAACCACACCCTCAAGCGCGTCATCGCCTCCTGGCAGGaccgcgcctccacctcctcctcctctagcccCGCGGACGCGCTCAAGCCGATGCCGCGGGAGCGGCTGCCGTCAGTGCTCGCCGGCATTGAGGGCACGCCGTTCAAGGTCACGGCGCTCAAGGGCCTCAGGCTCTGCATGGCCGCGGACCAGGCGGCGCGGGAGGATTTCGTGGCCTGTGACGGCATCCAGGTGCTCGGCCGCGTCATGGCGCAGGCGCTGGCGGAGAGCGGCGCCGGCGGGGACTTCTCGGCCTTCCGGACGTGCGAGGaggccgccgccgtcctcgccaCGCTCCCGCTGTCAGACGAGGAGTCGGTGGACCTGGTGCTGAGGCCCGAGTGCATGAGGCCCATGGTCGCGCTCGTCCAGCGCGGCAGCGCCGAGGCGAGGCTGCACGCCATGTCCATCCTCGCCAAGGTCTCCGAGGCCAGCGGCGCCCGCAACTGGACCGAGGACGTCGACGTCGACGACATGGTCAAGTCCCTACTCGACCTGCTCTCCGACGGGGCCTCCTCCAAGCTCAGCTCCCGCGCGCTCGACGTGCTCATCGACGTCACGGCGCGCTCGCGCTCGAGGGGCGGCGCACGGCGCGGCAAGGGCGTGGTGGAGGTGGGGGCCGTGCGGGTGCTCGTGGAGCTCCTCCCGGAGGCCGACCGGCACGTCGCCGAGCGGGCGCTCCTGCTCCTGAAGCGGCTGTGCAAGTGCCCCGAGGGCCGGCTCGCGTTCGCGGAGCACGGTCTCGCCGTGGCGGCCGTGGTGCGGACGACGCTGCGGGTGTCCGGCCTGGCCACGAGGCTGGCGGTCAACGTGCTGTGGCTGGTGTCGTGCGCGGCGCGGCCCACGGAGAGGGTGCTGGACGACATGGTGGCGAGCGGCGGCGTGGCGAAGCTGCTAGCGCTGCTGCAGGCGGACAGCTCGCCGTCGACCAAGGAGAAGGTGGCGAGGATGCTCAGGGTGCACGGCGCGTTCTGGAGGCAGTACCCTTGCATCCCCGCCGACCTCAAGGACTACCTCAAATTTCTCAAGTGA